The following coding sequences lie in one Treponema socranskii subsp. buccale genomic window:
- a CDS encoding FtsB family cell division protein, which produces MKRKYSRIRETLVVCLIALSIPLLLLAAGMQSRKYEDLSDEVTALEKKQETLVEENKKLVTDISLLASTERIEKIAENELGMHKAQTDDIVRVEMKGKGSAKSDGAK; this is translated from the coding sequence ATGAAACGAAAATATAGCCGTATACGCGAAACGCTTGTCGTCTGCCTCATCGCGCTTTCAATTCCGCTTTTATTGCTTGCAGCCGGCATGCAGTCGAGAAAATACGAAGATCTGTCGGACGAAGTTACGGCGCTTGAAAAAAAACAGGAAACGCTCGTCGAAGAAAATAAAAAACTCGTCACGGATATAAGCCTTTTGGCGAGTACTGAACGTATCGAAAAGATTGCCGAAAACGAACTCGGTATGCATAAAGCGCAGACGGACGATATTGTCCGTGTGGAGATGAAGGGGAAGGGCAGTGCAAAGTCTGATGGAGCGAAGTGA
- a CDS encoding UDP-N-acetylmuramoyl-tripeptide--D-alanyl-D-alanine ligase — MERSELVAAVRGKSVGYSAAESRFCFSSVTTDSRLVVPGSLFVPLVGTVQNGHAYIPESLAKGASAVFIDESEYSSDERSYALLAEKYPLVFFVIVSDTLYALQDAAAAYVAKFPRLKKIGITGSSGKTTTKELVVAVLKQKYRVVSSDGNFNSETGLPLSVFKIRDTDEIGVFEMGMNRPNEIGEIAGVLKPQYALITNIGSAHIGILGSKKNIAAEKRKIFDYIPANGAAFVPASDVFAPFLIENCKGQIVYFGKDVSAEKSGVSLVSDEGLAGTVFSVGCERVHFKLPGMYNYENALAAVAVGKYFGVSDAEIKTALSSFGGVSGRSESGTVALKNGKRVTLVKDCYNANAESTASVLSFCASAKDVNRRIYVLGDMLELGDASRGVHEKAGRDACKANAYKIVCIGTEMKYAYDAALASGFTGALYIPGASVEAMRDAADFILANASDGDLLLLKGSRGMALERIVPLIAAEGRDA; from the coding sequence ATGGAGCGAAGTGAGCTCGTCGCTGCCGTCCGCGGTAAAAGTGTCGGGTACAGTGCAGCCGAAAGCCGATTTTGTTTTTCCTCAGTTACGACCGACAGCCGCCTCGTTGTCCCGGGCAGCCTTTTCGTTCCGCTCGTCGGCACCGTGCAAAACGGGCACGCCTACATTCCCGAGTCTCTTGCAAAGGGAGCATCCGCCGTCTTCATCGACGAAAGCGAATATTCAAGCGATGAACGCTCGTATGCGCTTTTGGCGGAAAAATATCCTCTCGTCTTTTTTGTAATCGTCTCCGATACGCTGTACGCGCTGCAGGATGCGGCCGCCGCCTACGTCGCAAAATTTCCGCGCTTGAAAAAAATCGGCATAACGGGTTCGAGCGGAAAGACGACGACAAAAGAACTCGTCGTTGCGGTTTTAAAACAAAAATATAGAGTCGTCTCAAGCGACGGCAATTTCAATTCCGAAACGGGGCTGCCGCTTTCCGTTTTCAAAATCAGGGATACGGATGAAATCGGCGTATTCGAAATGGGCATGAATCGGCCGAACGAAATCGGGGAAATCGCCGGCGTTTTAAAACCGCAGTACGCCCTCATTACGAATATCGGAAGCGCGCACATAGGCATACTGGGGAGCAAAAAAAATATTGCCGCCGAAAAGCGAAAAATATTCGATTATATTCCCGCAAACGGTGCGGCCTTTGTTCCCGCGTCGGACGTCTTCGCACCGTTTTTAATCGAAAACTGCAAAGGACAAATCGTCTATTTCGGAAAGGATGTGAGCGCCGAAAAAAGCGGCGTCTCTCTCGTTTCCGACGAGGGGCTTGCAGGGACGGTTTTTTCCGTCGGATGCGAGCGCGTACATTTCAAGCTTCCGGGTATGTACAATTATGAAAACGCACTTGCAGCCGTCGCCGTCGGAAAATATTTCGGCGTAAGCGATGCGGAAATCAAAACGGCGCTTTCGTCTTTCGGCGGCGTTTCGGGAAGGAGCGAAAGCGGGACTGTCGCATTGAAAAACGGAAAGCGCGTTACGCTCGTCAAAGACTGTTACAACGCGAATGCCGAATCGACTGCGAGCGTTCTTTCGTTTTGCGCGTCCGCAAAAGACGTCAATCGGAGAATATACGTGCTCGGCGATATGCTCGAACTCGGAGACGCATCCCGCGGCGTACATGAAAAAGCGGGCAGAGATGCGTGCAAAGCGAATGCGTATAAAATCGTATGTATCGGCACGGAAATGAAATACGCTTACGATGCCGCCCTCGCTTCGGGCTTTACGGGCGCGCTGTATATACCGGGCGCTTCTGTGGAAGCGATGAGAGACGCGGCGGACTTTATCCTTGCAAACGCTTCCGACGGGGATTTGCTTTTGTTGAAAGGTTCCCGCGGTATGGCGCTCGAGCGGATCGTTCCGCTCATTGCGGCGGAGGGGCGCGATGCGTGA